TTTTTCTCTCAAGTGTCAGCTATGGACCATTATGACCAGGAACAGGAAGACAACGTGTTAAGCATGCCACCTGTGTCTTTAGAAAAAATGTCATTAGCAGTGATCAACGATTATAATTAGATTTTCGGAGAGATATAGAAGTGCTTTACCAAAAGTGGGTTTTTGACTAGACAAAAGATAGAGAGAACAAGTATATCCAAAAGTTCATATCAATTTATTTCATTCTTGTACATGTATGTACTAAACTGAAGGTTTAGTTTGTTTCTGTCAAAGCTGGTTTTGTGGATTGAACAGTGATGTCTCTCTTAGGTGCTTATTCCATCTGTGAGGTTGGCAAAGAGGCAGCAGGAGTTGCTGGTATTTTACCTCCTTTTCTTTATGGGATGATTTATTCTGGTTGGAAAGATTGAAAACTAGAAGAAAAAACTTTACTTTTTGAGATTAAACTTAGACCCATCTCTGTGTTGATCATGATATACACTACTTGGATTGCAGGTAACGTGTTTGCTTTTGGGTTGTTTTTATCGCCCATGTAAGTTTCTTAAAGTGAACACCTTTGACAATAATTGAGCTGAGAAGAGTTTATTGCTTATCTTTCCATTGGTGATAATAACTTTTGTTCTGTTCTGTTCTGAACTCTAGACCTACATTTAGGAGAATCATCAGAAATGGGTCAACAGAAATGTTCTCAGGGCTGCCATATGTTTATTCTCTTTTGAACTGCTTGATCTGCTTGTGGTATGGCACACCTCTTATATCACCTGATAATCTGTTGGTGACAACTGTTAATACAATTGGGGGAGTCTTTCAGCTTGTGTACATAACCCTCTTCTTGATTTATGCTGAGAAAGCAAGAAAGGTTAATCTTTTGATGAACTATTGGAGTCTTGTGAATGATAaatgcaagaaaaaaaagaaaaaaaaaaattggtttatTTTCTTAAGCTGTTGTGTACTATAAATTGTCATTTGATAGGTGAGAATGCTTGGATTACTCTTAGCAGTTTTGGGCATATTTGTGATCATACTAGTTGGGAGCTTGCAAATTGATGACAGTGCAATGCGACGGATGTTTGTGGGACTCTTGAGTTGTGCTTCTCTCATTTCAATGTTTGCCTCTCCATTGTTTATAATTGTATGCTTGTCACTTCCTAGACACCAATCCATTTATCAGTTTCTGCATCTGttactttattaaaattgttttacatATTTTGTCTATGTAACTTCTCAGAGATTGGTCATTCGGACAAAAAGTGTAGAGTTTATGCCTTTTTATCTTTCACTTTCCACCTTCCTGATGAGCATCTCCTTCTTTCTTTACGGATTGGTCAGTGATGATACCTTCATTTACGTGAGTTTCCTTTCAGCTCGTTTGTTCTTGAGATACTCATTTTAGTTTCAGATCCCTTTTTTCCATTGTTGATTTGATATGAAATAAATCTGTCTgtgtttgattttgtaggtGCCAAATGGGATAGGAACTGTTTTAGGAATTGTGCAATTgatattatatttctattacAAGAGTTCATCCACTGAAAACTGCAGGCAGCCCTTGATAGTGTCGAATGAATGATCCATGCTGGTGAGTGTTGACAAAGTGGAGGCATAGGCAAATGCATCATGATTGATTAAGATTTATGGTCTTTTCATCAGTGAGATAGTTCTCTGAAATTAGTAGCAGCAATTCTATGTGTCTGAAATGTTTTCCATTAGTTGAATGAGTGAAATTTATGGTTGTGTGTGAAGTTTTTCCACGCAATTCATGGAGATGAGTGAATTGCATTGAAACTTTCCACAATATTTTAATGTCATTTCTGGCTGTGCCTTATGTCAACTTTCTATTGTTGCTATATGAGAATGAATATAGAAACCAACTTGCATACAAAAATACCAGCTCAAGTCGCAATAATCTCTTCCTAAACCAATGTTCTATTGTGACTCGATCCACTTTTCATCACAAGACAATTGATGTCACTTGTAACAAGTTCCGTTGTGTTGTCGAGGAGGAGGtctgagccaactatataatGGATCAATACCACTctttatccaaaaccttaagacaataagttaatgggtctttcatctttatatactgctctactttctcatttttatccaatgtgggatTTAGACTCACATTTGGATTCCCAACAAGTTCTCCTTTAACAATTGTCTCCCTAGGAATTACATACTCTCCGATTATGACTCGGTGAATGATTATGACTCGGTGCATTCACAGGACACTTGTGTAACCCTAACAATGCTAATGATCAATTATAGCAAACTTGCATGTGAGGATGAACTAtgtagttaaaatattttaagtaagaACAGGGCCATTAGGCGACTGAATGAAGAAACTTAAAAGAATAGTGTGAACATTTGACATTTGCATAAAAATAGGATTTCCCAGTAAACCaagtattaataaaatgttGTAACTGATCTCCTAGTTGATAATGTGTCGGTTAAACTAGATACCATTTTTGTGTAGTTTCCACAATTTTCAGAGATCCATAAACTTCCTTTACGTTCTTTTTATTCTTTGCTTTTGTTAATGCAGCTTCCTGATGCGTCATTTATGAAATGATCTGAAATGGAAAATGCATAATTGAATTCTCGGAAAAAACTGCAATTTTATGAAAGGATAGTTACATATTTGAACTGATCACACCATGTCATTACTGTGAAACCTCATTGTCTGTCTGCTACAACTTACAAGTGATAGAAAAACCCAGTAAGCGAGTACTAAAGTAAATCTCTTAGAGTAGTCCTCACTGTAACAGTTCCTACTTCCTGCATCAAACAGAATAAAAGTTAGACATAAACAAATGCAGCAAAAATGTTGCCTGAAACTGAAACAGAGACATTCCTGTGATTCAGTATTGTGAAGCAAACACTGTTGCATCCTATTGAGTAACAAGAAGTTATTGTGgaagaaaattcaaacttttttgTGTGTCCATCTATGCATTCATTTAAAATGAACACAAACAACTCAATTTTGGCAACAAATGTTGGGGGTGTAGAAGAggattttattttgattctcATTGAACATATCCATGAGGGACTAAGAGTTTTAGATGTGATTAAGCTCCAGAACGAAGATCACTCCCACAAGACCAAAACTTGTAAGGATATATTCAAAGatcctaattgtgcttaaaaAGAAATGGACATAAATATCATGCATGCACTCATTTTACTTTATAGGTACCAAATAGGTCTAGTATCATCATTGTCCCCATTGCAACTTCTTCCTGCAACTCCATATGCCATGTTAAAATACACTTTTGTTCGGAATACGAATTCTGGTACTCAAAAGggtgtaaaattgaaatttttaagtAAATGGAGGTGCTGGAAGAACTATGGAG
The Vigna angularis cultivar LongXiaoDou No.4 chromosome 5, ASM1680809v1, whole genome shotgun sequence genome window above contains:
- the LOC108339732 gene encoding bidirectional sugar transporter SWEET2 isoform X1; the protein is MSLLGAYSICEVGKEAAGVAGNVFAFGLFLSPIPTFRRIIRNGSTEMFSGLPYVYSLLNCLICLWYGTPLISPDNLLVTTVNTIGGVFQLVYITLFLIYAEKARKVRMLGLLLAVLGIFVIILVGSLQIDDSAMRRMFVGLLSCASLISMFASPLFIIRLVIRTKSVEFMPFYLSLSTFLMSISFFLYGLVSDDTFIYVPNGIGTVLGIVQLILYFYYKSSSTENCRQPLIVSNE
- the LOC108339732 gene encoding bidirectional sugar transporter SWEET2 isoform X2; translated protein: MFSGLPYVYSLLNCLICLWYGTPLISPDNLLVTTVNTIGGVFQLVYITLFLIYAEKARKVRMLGLLLAVLGIFVIILVGSLQIDDSAMRRMFVGLLSCASLISMFASPLFIIRLVIRTKSVEFMPFYLSLSTFLMSISFFLYGLVSDDTFIYVPNGIGTVLGIVQLILYFYYKSSSTENCRQPLIVSNE